A single Pararhizobium sp. A13 DNA region contains:
- a CDS encoding NAD-dependent epimerase/dehydratase family protein, whose protein sequence is MQTVLVTGGAGFIGSHLAPLLAARGIRVRVLDMLASQIHGMLPGHTLDWLANTPGVEFVRGSVASEADLTASLDGITAVVHLAAETGTGQSMYEIDRYCRENVQGTALLMHLLANGAAPSVRRVVLASSRSVYGEGAYTYDGAVDSTRITPSSRTAEALRAGQWEPVCPKTGAALKVVPTREDDRTAPASIYAATKLMQEDLVRITCESAGIGHTIFRLQNVYGEGQSLNNPYTGILSIFSTRIRRGVELPIFEDGLESRDFVHVSDVAAAFVAAVEAETPANCVINVGSGVATPVIEIARALCKAFDAPENVRVTGQFRLGDIRHNVADISRLSERLGHVPGVSLSEGLRRFAIWVSNQPLPEDQLGRANEELARRKMMG, encoded by the coding sequence ATGCAAACCGTTCTCGTTACCGGCGGCGCTGGATTCATCGGATCGCACCTCGCTCCGTTGCTTGCCGCAAGAGGCATCCGCGTCCGTGTGCTGGACATGCTGGCATCGCAGATCCACGGAATGTTACCCGGTCATACTCTCGATTGGCTCGCGAACACACCGGGAGTGGAGTTCGTTCGGGGCTCGGTTGCGAGCGAGGCCGACCTTACGGCAAGTCTCGACGGAATCACCGCCGTCGTACATCTTGCCGCGGAAACGGGGACGGGGCAGTCGATGTATGAAATCGACCGCTATTGCCGGGAAAACGTGCAAGGTACGGCACTTCTGATGCATCTTCTCGCTAACGGCGCCGCACCCAGCGTGCGGCGTGTCGTGCTTGCCTCTTCGCGCTCCGTCTATGGCGAGGGGGCCTATACCTACGACGGAGCGGTCGATTCTACACGCATTACGCCCTCTTCCAGGACGGCGGAGGCGTTACGGGCTGGCCAGTGGGAGCCGGTATGCCCGAAAACGGGTGCCGCATTGAAAGTGGTGCCAACGCGTGAGGACGATCGTACCGCGCCTGCCTCGATTTATGCGGCCACCAAGCTAATGCAGGAGGACCTCGTCAGAATTACTTGCGAAAGTGCCGGAATAGGGCACACCATTTTCCGGCTGCAAAATGTCTATGGAGAGGGACAATCGCTGAACAATCCCTACACCGGGATCCTTTCAATTTTCTCAACCCGTATTCGCCGCGGAGTGGAACTGCCGATTTTCGAAGATGGCTTGGAAAGCCGTGACTTTGTTCACGTATCGGATGTGGCGGCCGCCTTCGTCGCCGCTGTAGAGGCTGAAACGCCTGCGAACTGTGTCATCAATGTTGGTTCTGGTGTGGCCACGCCGGTTATCGAAATTGCCCGAGCTCTTTGCAAGGCGTTCGACGCTCCCGAAAACGTTCGGGTCACAGGCCAGTTCCGGCTTGGAGACATACGGCACAATGTGGCTGACATAAGCCGTCTAAGCGAACGGCTCGGTCACGTCCCAGGGGTCAGCCTTTCCGAAGGTTTGAGGCGTTTTGCAATTTGGGTGAGTAATCAGCCATTGCCGGAAGACCAGCTCGGACGGGCGAATGAGGAGTTGGCGAGACGAAAGATGATGGGTTAA
- a CDS encoding glycosyltransferase — protein sequence MTKDQVTDRTKGHISMSDHLKIFVGYDSREDIAWQVCRHSVLRHSGPDIEIYPLKLPTLRELGLYTRGADNATTEFSITRFLTPYLGAHDGWTIFVDCDFLFTQDVRDVLKHASRDKAVYVVQHDYTPANAVKMDGKQQSVYPRKNWSSFILFNNAHPEVKALTPEIVNTAAPAFLHRFQWLSDDNLIGALPLEWNFLEGEYPRRDEVPAAIHYTNGGPWFENWKNVDYADLWTAERDMYSASANQ from the coding sequence TTGACGAAAGATCAGGTCACAGACAGAACAAAGGGACACATTTCCATGAGTGATCATCTCAAAATTTTTGTGGGATATGATAGCCGCGAAGACATCGCATGGCAGGTCTGCCGCCATTCCGTCCTGCGCCACAGCGGTCCGGATATTGAAATCTACCCGCTTAAGTTGCCGACATTGCGTGAGTTGGGGCTTTATACGCGTGGCGCCGATAATGCGACGACGGAATTCTCCATCACGAGATTCCTGACGCCCTATCTGGGAGCGCATGATGGCTGGACGATCTTCGTCGATTGCGATTTCTTGTTCACCCAAGACGTGCGCGATGTCCTGAAGCACGCTAGCCGTGACAAGGCCGTCTACGTGGTTCAACACGATTACACGCCGGCCAATGCCGTCAAGATGGATGGCAAACAACAGAGCGTCTATCCGCGCAAGAATTGGTCGTCGTTCATTCTGTTCAACAACGCCCATCCCGAGGTGAAGGCCCTGACGCCGGAGATCGTAAACACTGCTGCGCCGGCCTTCCTGCACCGCTTCCAGTGGCTTTCAGATGACAATCTGATTGGTGCACTTCCGCTTGAATGGAACTTCCTCGAAGGCGAGTATCCTCGTCGCGACGAGGTGCCTGCTGCAATCCATTATACCAATGGCGGTCCCTGGTTCGAGAATTGGAAGAACGTCGACTATGCAGATCTTTGGACGGCGGAGCGCGATATGTATTCGGCTTCGGCGAACCAGTAA
- a CDS encoding glycosyltransferase: MDLDQATLSKIIDRADRLRDQGQWLEAAALYGSLLEQRLSSGQTWTQYAHVLKEGELFEEAVSAYLSAVHCDGADPDPRLHLAHLLKRLGRSAEALQAFRALSALPDAPHVEQEIAGLGIQLMQTDQKTPALFASNETRPGLDVCLSGFEHLRRLEEERAADIAQKNSQYEAQVTTRNLPFAAAFIELRRLMKPCFVQARLDPKANLVIRDDLYVATTGNPQFAVLVDGYSLQPGWFEVEIDLLGHSSMSFDPILYTEHRFEWAAFSTFRLRPMGEGKFHATGLIESPVLRLRLDPASREGSFTVRAFKLRQISLAKGLCQAYRQNRHATQKALRAMITHKGGERFARNIADILKYTGPDRYHAWIALHDTPTSEQAALQRRAIVGWPTQPLISLIVDTDELLLPELEATLRSLKDQSYENWQLHIPASSTLPKEKCRYLMSCAETDARMVVHWNDDRPTMKSVPSKCDGRFIVFVTAGDVLAPSALYEIAERSIAKPEARLIYSDEDSIEAGSRHSPLFKPDWDPDYFFASNYLGRFVAFEAALIETCCLPLLALPDLDIHDLILRATEILLPNEIIHIPHVLYHRSSPARLSDQNILPYPMTSRRLQALSASLNRQGKGATVVEEKGGFGRVIWPLPTPAPLVSLIIPTRDYLPLLRGCIESLLSKTAYPTFEIIVVDNGSVEPETLGYFDALRAMDNVRVLSAPGPFNFSWLNNLAVEQAQGSVIGLVNNDILAINSEWLQEMVSHAIRPDIGAVGAKLLYPTGQVQHAGVVCGIGLVAAHPHKYRSGDDPGYMGRLAMTQSFSAVTAACLVVEKSKYKEVGGLDAENLTVAFNDVDFCLKLDKAGYRNIYTPYASLVHLESVTRGLDTSPEKTRRYRSEADFMLRKWGDRIHKDPFYSVNLTADREDFTIRD; this comes from the coding sequence ATGGATTTGGACCAAGCGACATTGTCAAAAATTATTGATCGGGCAGATCGCCTCCGGGACCAGGGACAATGGTTGGAGGCGGCAGCGTTGTATGGAAGTCTTCTCGAACAGAGGCTCTCTTCCGGACAGACATGGACACAATATGCCCATGTCTTGAAAGAAGGCGAACTGTTCGAAGAGGCCGTTAGCGCCTATCTGTCGGCCGTGCATTGCGATGGCGCCGACCCCGATCCGCGGCTTCATCTTGCGCATCTTCTCAAGCGTCTTGGCCGGAGTGCGGAAGCGCTTCAGGCTTTTCGGGCTCTAAGTGCGCTACCAGATGCGCCACATGTCGAACAGGAAATAGCGGGCCTTGGCATTCAGCTAATGCAGACGGACCAGAAGACGCCAGCTCTTTTTGCCTCAAATGAAACCCGGCCAGGCCTTGATGTCTGCCTTTCTGGCTTTGAACATTTGCGGAGGCTTGAAGAGGAACGTGCGGCGGATATCGCTCAGAAAAACAGCCAGTACGAGGCGCAAGTTACAACGCGCAATTTACCGTTTGCTGCGGCATTCATCGAACTTCGCCGCCTGATGAAGCCATGCTTCGTACAAGCGCGCCTCGATCCGAAAGCGAATCTTGTGATTCGTGATGATCTCTATGTGGCGACAACTGGAAATCCGCAATTTGCGGTACTCGTTGATGGCTACTCCTTGCAGCCTGGATGGTTCGAAGTGGAGATTGATCTTCTCGGACACTCTTCCATGTCTTTCGATCCCATCCTGTATACAGAGCACAGGTTTGAATGGGCCGCGTTTTCGACGTTCCGGCTGAGACCGATGGGCGAAGGCAAGTTTCACGCGACCGGCCTTATCGAAAGCCCCGTTCTTCGTCTTCGACTGGACCCCGCTAGCCGCGAGGGCTCTTTCACCGTCCGGGCGTTTAAACTCCGGCAGATCAGCTTGGCAAAGGGCCTTTGCCAAGCGTATCGCCAAAACCGGCACGCTACTCAAAAGGCGCTCCGTGCTATGATAACGCACAAGGGCGGAGAACGCTTTGCCCGGAATATCGCTGATATCCTGAAATATACCGGTCCCGATCGCTACCACGCCTGGATCGCCTTGCACGATACGCCAACCAGCGAACAAGCTGCGCTACAAAGACGAGCTATTGTTGGTTGGCCGACGCAGCCTCTGATTTCGCTGATCGTCGATACAGATGAACTTCTCCTGCCGGAGCTGGAGGCAACTCTTCGATCGCTGAAAGATCAAAGCTACGAAAATTGGCAGTTGCATATCCCGGCATCTTCCACTCTTCCGAAAGAAAAGTGCCGGTACCTGATGAGCTGCGCTGAAACCGATGCGCGGATGGTTGTGCATTGGAATGATGACCGGCCGACGATGAAAAGCGTGCCGAGCAAATGCGACGGCCGCTTCATCGTTTTTGTGACAGCGGGGGATGTTCTGGCACCCTCGGCGCTTTATGAAATCGCTGAACGTTCCATCGCGAAACCCGAGGCTCGGCTGATCTACAGCGACGAGGATTCCATTGAAGCGGGTTCGCGGCACTCGCCGCTGTTCAAGCCGGATTGGGATCCGGACTACTTCTTTGCGTCCAATTATCTCGGTCGGTTCGTGGCTTTTGAGGCCGCTCTCATCGAAACATGCTGCCTTCCATTGCTAGCGCTGCCGGATCTCGATATCCACGATCTCATCTTGCGCGCGACCGAAATACTTTTGCCCAACGAGATCATACACATACCGCATGTCCTTTACCATCGAAGTTCGCCGGCGCGCCTAAGCGACCAAAATATTCTGCCCTATCCGATGACGTCTCGCCGCCTTCAAGCGCTGAGTGCCAGTCTGAACCGACAAGGTAAAGGGGCGACCGTAGTGGAAGAGAAAGGCGGTTTCGGCAGAGTGATCTGGCCGCTGCCAACCCCAGCGCCGCTGGTGTCGCTGATTATCCCGACGCGTGACTACCTTCCTCTTCTCCGAGGATGTATAGAGTCTCTTCTAAGCAAGACGGCTTATCCCACCTTCGAAATCATCGTTGTCGACAATGGCAGCGTTGAGCCAGAAACACTCGGTTATTTCGACGCACTGCGTGCGATGGACAATGTTCGTGTTCTCAGCGCGCCAGGCCCCTTCAACTTTTCCTGGTTGAATAATCTTGCGGTCGAGCAGGCCCAGGGAAGCGTCATTGGCTTGGTGAACAACGATATCCTGGCGATCAACAGCGAATGGCTTCAGGAAATGGTATCGCACGCCATACGGCCGGACATCGGGGCGGTGGGAGCCAAACTATTGTACCCGACAGGACAGGTACAGCATGCAGGCGTTGTCTGCGGGATCGGTCTGGTGGCGGCACATCCCCATAAGTATCGCTCGGGCGATGACCCTGGCTATATGGGGCGCCTGGCGATGACCCAATCGTTCTCGGCGGTCACTGCCGCATGCCTTGTCGTCGAGAAATCAAAATACAAAGAGGTCGGCGGCCTAGATGCCGAAAATCTGACGGTTGCTTTCAACGATGTCGATTTCTGTCTGAAACTGGATAAGGCCGGATATCGCAACATCTACACACCGTACGCCTCGCTTGTTCATCTCGAAAGTGTAACGCGTGGCCTTGATACCTCGCCGGAAAAAACCCGGCGCTACAGGTCAGAGGCTGATTTCATGCTGAGAAAATGGGGCGATCGAATTCATAAGGACCCATTTTACAGTGTCAATCTGACGGCCGACCGCGAAGATTTCACAATCCGGGATTAA
- a CDS encoding glycosyltransferase family 1 protein has protein sequence MLFDISRLVRSYEQSFGTGVDRIDLAIGLDLLKRFGSECHFVHAGRYGVCILPQDLGKAVLIHLQHLWNDDPSSVGQASVLIKLRLKYEPRIRSHFPPPSDRIVSPQTTYVVASHSGVGKIAGGMSGLDPHRKMQRLIYIHDLIPFEYPEYQRPEAKQQFSSFLKELTDTPVIAVSNSNDTDRRVKKFAAENAWQLAATDVIVPTLDFKRMPATPLTPPVSAFLENGSPYFVILGTIEPRKNHLLLLQIWRELSQRENPPRLCIIGKRGWENENVIDMLERCPAITDTVSEFADLSDFEVQTMLQHATALLFPSFAEGLGIPILEAAALGVPCVASDIPVFREIAPAGTTFLSPLDGAGWLAEIVSRAGDVHNNQMKDQS, from the coding sequence GTGCTTTTTGACATTTCACGCCTTGTGCGCAGTTACGAGCAGTCTTTCGGCACCGGCGTGGACCGAATCGATCTGGCGATCGGCCTGGACTTGTTGAAGCGATTTGGCTCTGAATGTCATTTCGTACATGCAGGCCGATATGGTGTCTGCATCCTGCCACAGGACCTTGGAAAGGCGGTACTCATACACCTTCAGCATTTGTGGAACGACGATCCTTCTTCAGTGGGGCAGGCAAGTGTGTTGATCAAGCTCCGGCTCAAGTACGAGCCACGTATCCGCAGCCATTTCCCGCCGCCGAGCGACAGAATCGTGTCTCCGCAAACAACCTATGTTGTGGCCTCCCATTCGGGTGTGGGCAAGATCGCGGGAGGGATGAGCGGCCTCGATCCGCACCGGAAAATGCAGCGTCTGATATACATCCACGATCTGATCCCCTTCGAGTATCCGGAGTATCAACGGCCGGAGGCGAAACAGCAGTTTTCGAGCTTTTTGAAAGAACTGACGGATACGCCTGTGATCGCCGTCAGCAATTCGAACGATACCGATCGGCGCGTCAAGAAATTCGCGGCGGAGAATGCCTGGCAACTCGCAGCCACCGATGTCATCGTGCCAACGCTGGATTTCAAACGGATGCCTGCCACGCCTCTGACGCCACCTGTCAGCGCATTTCTAGAAAACGGCAGTCCCTATTTCGTCATTCTTGGGACGATCGAACCTCGAAAAAACCATCTTCTGTTGCTCCAGATTTGGCGAGAACTGTCTCAACGTGAAAACCCGCCGCGCCTATGCATTATCGGAAAGCGGGGCTGGGAAAATGAAAATGTGATAGACATGCTGGAACGTTGCCCGGCCATAACGGATACGGTATCCGAATTCGCTGATCTTTCCGATTTTGAAGTTCAGACAATGCTGCAACATGCAACGGCGCTTCTGTTCCCCTCCTTTGCGGAGGGGCTCGGGATTCCCATATTGGAGGCCGCAGCCCTCGGCGTTCCATGCGTCGCCTCCGACATTCCGGTGTTTCGTGAAATTGCGCCGGCCGGCACGACCTTTTTGAGTCCTCTGGATGGAGCGGGCTGGTTGGCCGAGATCGTCTCGCGGGCGGGCGATGTGCACAATAACCAGATGAAAGACCAATCTTGA
- a CDS encoding polysaccharide pyruvyl transferase family protein — protein sequence MSQELLEIVRSRKSIPLSWVTTSSDQNYLNLGDALSPVIVSMMSGLPVNHTAAKSDMVRLAAVGTIGHMFSGGNVSFWGTGTSPSANPNQTNEPKVPYVRPADTRIQTYATRGPFSRRILAPDATGPAVYGDPLWLLPRFHEAPKKKTYELGVILHLSELADREHDAHPRADSRRHDIATEDRHAIKLINTVTPVSIAGLRERLDEILACKRIVSTSLHGMVFAESYGIPCLYFSPRAQTSGLGRIDLMSEEGLDLRFVDLYRGLGQNHLHVWYQPRTEETNWDALIRTIDEVWEPKYLSEDPLIESFPLPLSMLEKGATGSAFDHPLIRSVPTKREAELVVRARNGLLSRIFRRAR from the coding sequence TTGTCGCAAGAACTCCTTGAAATCGTTCGCTCCAGAAAGTCGATTCCCCTTTCATGGGTTACGACCAGCAGTGATCAGAATTATCTCAATCTGGGCGACGCCTTGTCACCTGTCATCGTATCAATGATGTCCGGATTGCCCGTCAATCATACCGCGGCCAAATCAGATATGGTGAGGCTGGCGGCCGTCGGCACGATCGGTCACATGTTTTCGGGCGGAAACGTATCGTTTTGGGGCACGGGTACATCACCCAGTGCCAACCCGAATCAAACCAATGAGCCAAAAGTCCCATACGTCCGGCCGGCAGATACCAGGATCCAGACCTACGCCACCCGTGGGCCGTTCAGCCGGCGGATCCTGGCGCCGGATGCGACTGGTCCGGCCGTCTACGGTGATCCCCTTTGGCTTCTGCCTCGCTTCCACGAGGCGCCGAAGAAGAAAACCTATGAACTGGGCGTCATTCTTCATTTGTCGGAACTAGCGGACCGTGAACATGATGCGCACCCAAGAGCCGATTCGAGGCGTCACGATATTGCCACCGAGGATCGCCACGCGATCAAGTTGATCAATACCGTGACTCCAGTTTCGATCGCTGGTCTAAGAGAGCGTCTAGACGAAATTCTAGCTTGTAAACGCATTGTCTCCACAAGCCTGCATGGAATGGTATTCGCGGAATCCTACGGTATCCCCTGCCTCTATTTCTCGCCGAGAGCGCAAACATCAGGGCTCGGGCGCATCGATCTGATGAGCGAAGAAGGGCTGGATCTGCGATTTGTCGATCTCTATCGCGGTTTAGGCCAGAATCATCTCCATGTCTGGTACCAGCCGCGCACCGAAGAAACGAATTGGGATGCTCTGATCCGGACCATCGACGAGGTCTGGGAGCCTAAATATCTCTCCGAAGATCCGCTCATCGAATCGTTTCCGCTTCCTTTGTCCATGCTGGAAAAAGGTGCGACCGGCAGCGCATTCGATCATCCGTTAATTCGTTCCGTTCCGACGAAAAGAGAAGCGGAGCTGGTCGTGCGTGCCAGGAACGGCCTGCTTTCACGCATTTTTCGGCGGGCACGATAG